The genomic window TTCCAGTCATGTTGCTTTCTAGCCCAAACATGAAAAGTCTTTCTTTAGCATCATCAGTTTACTTATCCCGAGTCCACGACTCTTTCAACATAGTACGATTACTCATGTTCCTGATGCAAAACCGACAAGTAGTCAAAATATCATGAAAACCATTTTCTTGACCTCTTTCTGCGATTGCCACCATGGCCTACAGCAGCAGTAGTCTCAATTAACCTGGACTTCAATCTGTTCATATCTGCTTGCAACTGAATGAGTTGTTCTCGTACAACTGCCAAGTCCTgattcgaacacgcaaccttctGATCTGGAGTCAGAACCAAAGGTCTACTAGGAGggtttcttctcttttcctGCGCACGATTTGTACTAGCTGTAACCCCCTCAACATCAGGAAAACAGTCTGCACTCCCTGAAATCCCCGGAATGTTGCCTATTATCAAATCAGCGACAGGATCATTCAGGACGCAACAAACCATTTCTCCCGACACATAAGGTGTCTCAACTTTAACTTTCGCCTGAGGATAAGTAAGGACCTCCCCACCAAATGTCTTACAGGTGACCTTTCTACTGACCAACTGGTCTTTTGACACCAATCCCCTACGCACTCCAGAAATCGTAGAACCCGTGTCACGGAGTACTGTACACTCACTCCCGTTGACACTACCATGTTCTAACTTCAAACACCCAACTTCCTGCGTAATTGGTGAAACGACTTTCGCAACAGCTGAATTTCCCGACACTTCCTGCATCCTCTTCTGGTCATGGCCCCCAAAAACATGATCTGTCCGCAAAGGACAATGTCGACGCCAATGACCTTTTTTTCCACACGACCAACAATCATCTCCACTTTGTCGGAATGAACCGCCTCTACGACCTCCATTACGACTGCGTCTATCTCCACGAGGATAGTATGTATCACCTTGTGACTGTGCCTGTGCATCAGACGTACCTCTGCCATAGCTCCAGCTACCTTGTCCACGACCAGCAAAACTAGAACCAAACCTCCGAGACTGCGGACCACTTCTACGATGATTGCTTTGTGAAAAAGCAGCTGCAGCATACTCTTCGTGACTACAAGAagctgcagaaaaaatggttGGTCCAGACTTTCGTGACAAGTTTTTTCCAGGTCTCGCTAAGCGATAGCTTTCGGCAGCTTTGACCATTTCATCCAAAGTAACTAGACCTCGTTCTCGAATGAAAGTTGCTAAGTCAGCTGATACACTTTCCAGGAATTGTTCTCCCAGAAACAAGTTCACTAGACCATCAACATCTGTGGTTATGTCAGATAGCGCAACCCAACGATCAAACAATCGTCGTAACTCAATCCCAAAAGTTTGGAACGGTTCCTTTTCACTTGGACGGATATTTCGGAGCTTTTGTCTAAATGTTTCAGACGTGCACTGAAATTTCTTCAGCAAGTTTTCTTTCAAACATTGGTATGTTAgttcaccagcagcagcaaggCTATGGTATAGGTTTAATGCATTGCCCTCTAAAAGAGCAGACAAGTACGTGATCCACCTTGTCTCTTCCCATCCCAGAGATTTTGCATGAGTTTCAAATCTGAACAAGTAAGAGTCTATATCATCTTGCTGTTCCCTGAATGCAGGGAGTCTGGGGTAAACAGGGCGAGCACCTACATTAGTGTGAGAATCCCGACCATTTTGTGGTGCACGTGACCCAGCACTAATTTCAGCCTGCCTAATCTCAAGCTCTCTTTGCTTTAACTGgtgttctctctctttgtctctttcttccCGGTCCAATTCTTTTTGTCTTCGACTTTCTTCCATTTCCAATTCTTTTTGTCTTCGACTTTCTTCAATTTGTGcatcttccctttctttttgtctatctgattctttttgtctttcttccctttctttttctttttgtctctcttctctttccaattctttttgtctttcatctttttctcgttttctctcCAAACGATCAAAACTCTCTTTCACGTATTTCTCACGTTTCTCTGCACCCAGACCCAAAGTCTCTGCCTGTTTTACAAACTTGTCAAACAacgcatcataatcatcatcgcTCTCCATTGTGTAAGTTTTGAACTTTCAAAATCACACCAAAATATGTCTAAGTTTAGAGAAacaacaaatttgaaaaagtttcaaagAATAATGCAAGTTCAAGCAATCTACTTGAAAACTGTACCACAAAAAATCTTTCACCAGATACAATAGTCAACACAAGACTATATCCAAACACGTTTTGGCGTAAATCTCACGCAACAATATCCAACAATTTTAATTAAAGTCAGATACTCAGTTAATGAAGTCAAAACGAATCTTGTTtcaaaacatatatacaaacacaaacaagacAACCCCAAACCACAAATAGTAGGAAAAATTCAAAGTTCAAAGATGCAAACACAAGTAAATACTTAAGACTAATCAACAATCTAAATACGAAATCAGAAAATCAAACCCAAAATAAGTGAAGTTCAACTAAAGGAAACGCAGTTGgaagcaaaataaaaacaaagttcCAACAAAAAATTTATGAAGTAAAACAATCCATATTAATCAAAGTTTTAAATAGTAGCTTAAAATAACTATATTATACAACTACTAATGAaattaacttaatttagatcaacaagacaacaacaaaTGTAGTTGGaggcaaataaaacaaatttcaaaaaaaaaatattaaagtgACACAATCACCAAACAGCAGACTAAATTAAAccaaaaaaaattcaaagtaCCTAATCTACTACCATAgcaaataacaaatcaaaaataaactaAAACTTGAACTAATTAAAGTCTATATCAAAATATCACAACTAATTACCTTAATTATTTacaacaaacttacaaaatcaacaaacctaatcctacaaaatc from Littorina saxatilis isolate snail1 unplaced genomic scaffold, US_GU_Lsax_2.0 scaffold_469, whole genome shotgun sequence includes these protein-coding regions:
- the LOC138954982 gene encoding uncharacterized protein produces the protein MESDDDYDALFDKFVKQAETLGLGAEKREKYVKESFDRLERKREKDERQKELEREERQKEKEREERQKESDRQKEREDAQIEESRRQKELEMEESRRQKELDREERDKEREHQLKQRELEIRQAEISAGSRAPQNGRDSHTNVGARPVYPRLPAFREQQDDIDSYLFRFETHAKSLGWEETRWITYLSALLEGNALNLYHSLAAAGELTYQCLKENLLKKFQCTSETFRQKLRNIRPSEKEPFQTFGIELRRLFDRWVALSDITTDVDGLVNLFLGEQFLESVSADLATFIRERGLVTLDEMVKAAESYRLARPGKNLSRKSGPTIFSAASCSHEEYAAAAFSQSNHRRSGPQSRRFGSSFAGRGQGSWSYGRGKEKKPS